The Lolium perenne isolate Kyuss_39 chromosome 6, Kyuss_2.0, whole genome shotgun sequence genome segment AAGACAACTTTCTTTAATTCTTCAATACAGATAGTTTGTGATCCCAACACCCTCATATTTCCAACAAATTGATTCGAAATGTGCTTTAAGACAGCTTGCCTTAGATCTAGTGACCCTCAGAAGTTGTCGTATGCACTAGATCGGCAACACCATAATGTACCTCTTGTTAATTGCCATGTGGTGCTATACGATCTGGTGACAGAGTTCTGTCAGTCCTTGAACAGTTATGTTGTCGTAATAATGGAACACTGCTCCCATGAGGCAGTGTTGATATGTGTCGGTGACAACAGGAGTATGATAGTTGCATGTAGCCTGAGTTGAGATGTTTTCAGCTGTCACTGCCAAGGTAGTGATGCGCCTTGGAGAATCCAGGATTGCTCACATGCCCAACTGTCAGTGCTTGTTCGTGTACCTGGTGCAGTGAAGTTCAGTGAGTGCTGTTATGCAGATACCTTGAGATTTCTTCCAAAATCCGAAGTACAGAGAATATAAGTTCGAAGTTATTACAGATTTAGGCAAGAAATCATTGTGTTATCAAACTGGGTTCTGGCACCTTGCCTGCTTTTTCCTTCTGATTTCTTAGTTGAAATTACTGATTTCATTCAGTTTCTTGCAAGCCATCTTTATACTTGTGATTTCATCTGTGCTGTGTAGCCAGTTTTGATTATGATCTACAGCCGTCTCTGACACCCCTGCTTGATGTCCCAGGAATCCCAGGACAATAACTGCAGATGCAATGGCAGTTGAAGCCATGGAGAAGATGGAGTCACCCCCTTCACCCGTGCAGTTTTTGCCTGTCGTCGACCACAAAAACATCGTGTCTGGGATCATCACATTACATGGGTTGGTCTCTGCTGGATTATAAGCAAGCCTTCACATATCGgctgcccagttctttctaatatgTTATGCCCTAGCTGGTTTTTTCTGATTCTTTACACCTGCTTGGTCATCTGAGAGATTACACTGGAGAAGTTCTCGTGACAACATTTCATCGCTGTAGAAGCATCTGTAGCCTGGACACTTGAGAGATTATGTGGAGACACCACCGGTGTCCCCAATTTGTAGTGTCAATAATATGTTTCATTCTCTTTGTTGTGCCAATGTGACGTGCTTGTGCGTCCATACAAGGATGTAATATGGTCAATATGTATCAAGCACTAGAGAATAATTCTGTTATTTTGCAAATAAACATTAGATCACGTATGCATCAGATTTGCACCGCAGTAGACAGCAAGCACAGGATACCACACTCAAATAATGGAGGGTAGAGGCATGCACTGAACAAACGTAAAGGTTTGATGGTGCTTGGTCCTAACTTCAGTCCCTTCAATACCATAAAATCCGATACAAACGTTACACtaagttgatcatgaaggaaacaCAAGTAAAGCATTCCATATTTCCGTACGATCTAGTGGCGACTTTGCAGTGGTGTTCGAAACCCTACGCCGATCTGGTGCTACGAGGAAGCTTCACCTGTCCCATTCGGAATCTGGGTTTGGGCGCTCCACCCTGGGCCTGCTAGCTGGAGCTGATGAGGGGCTTTGAGGGTGGCTCGTTAGGGCCTGATCCCAGCCCATGATGTGCGGCAATGCAAACTGCACAAATACATATACAAGTTGTCAAAACACAGTGCAAGTGAAGATCTAATCCTCTAAAAAAAATCAGCATGTATATTGTAGAGAAGCAATATGATTAAGAAACAAGTTGCTTGTGACTGGTTATTACTACTCTGTCGTCATTACAGTATGATATACTACTAGAAAAGTAAACCTACTTACAAAATAACAGGAATGAGCATCATGGGCCAATGACAAAGAACTTCGTGGAAGAGAATGAACCCATGCAGTATGACACAAACATGATGCTAAAAAATAGAATGCCCTTAGATAGAACTATAAAAGCTCAGCAACACCATATGATTCATAGTTACACATCAGAGGTATGTCGGTTATTAGGGCTAAATAATATGTCAGCGATTCAATCTATCACCAGGATTTAGATTAGTTGGACAAGATAACCTGACGGCGACTAAGACAGGATCGATAGATGAGAAATGGCAACATGGAAACTTACACTCAATGCTGTGCGCATAACTGCAAATTCAGCTTTTGTTATAGGGACTGACATGCGTTCATTTGTCTTCTGCCCATTGTTCATAACAGCTGAAAAGAAGAATCGTCATGCATCTCTTGAAAATAAGTCATTCAGGGACAACAGAAGGAAAGTATTAGCAGAATAACATGATATATAGAAACAATACGAAccaaagagaatatattaatataatATGTACAGTGTTGGATAAATATGGTAGATATGATGATAACTATAGAGCAGACATATTTCTCTTTTTCCAGCCAGGGATATTAAGAGATAAGACATAAATCTCTCACAAGCCAAATTAATGCAACAGGCTGTAACCATAGCATGCAGGCAATGCACCAGTATAAGTTTTCACAAGTTGACTAACTCCCAGGATTCATTGAGCATTATAGATATAGACTATGGCAGGCTGGTGGCAAAGCTTGAGCACTGTGTCATCTACAAATGTCAACTGGCCATAGGCAGGAAAGTTGACTAAACCAGGCTTCATTGAGCATTGTAAATTTTGGGCTATGGAAGACTGGCGCCTTGAGCACCATGTCATCTACAAATGTAAACTGGCCACTGGCAGGAACAAAGCTTTGATGTTGTGGAAGGCACACTGGCGCCTTTAAGAAAATACAACAGACGCATATAATGAAGATAACTATTTCATCACCACTCTGAAAATGCTAAGGCACTGGCCTGGCTAATTATGACCTTATGGCCAGTTGATAAAATGATTTTTCCTTCCAGAGCAATAATCCGCTAACAATGCTTGCTCGGTCCATGCAAGATAAAATTGGAGAGGGTCGGGATTTGAAACTAAAGATACATTTAGAACATAGAGAAGCAATACAGAAGTCACTTACATATGTTAAGGAAGTATCCATTGTCACTGCCAAGAGGAGTGATTGACAGCGTTTTTTTCACTTGGCCTTCATTACTAGTAAAACATTGTTGAGGTTAGAAGGTTAAATTTAAAAGCAGGAAGTATCTGCATGCAacttttttgtttgtttgcaTAGTAGTATTACAAACCTTGATTTCATGGAAGGATCATGGAAAAATTCACAAGATTCAGCAGGCCCAAGACTTATCAAGCTTCCGACTTCAGTAGGTGACAAAGCGAAGAGCTGTACAACAAATGTTCCAAATCAGTTAATCCCAATGCAGTACAGAGTATTAGACTATGTACTCCTATGTTGATGTAAATAACAAATGCACAAAAAGGAacttaaagaaaaaaaaaaggcacCAGAAAATAAGATACATCTGGTCTTCACTGACAGCTATGAGCCTATTACCAACACTAGGAAAAAGGGAGTATAAATGACCTTTCAATGATAGAACTGAGAAGAGGACAAGCTCTCCTTCAATGTTGACTAGTTGAGTGTACATACCTACTTCATTATTCATGTCAACTGCACCTATTACTCACATCCTCTAATTGTAGCAAATATCGTGCAAATGTGCTTGCATGGGCTTATTAAAAATGCATGTTGTATACCATTTTAGTTGAATTGAGTTGCTATCCAGCATAAAAGTGCATGCTAGCAATGGCAATGGAACTATCTACTTTGGTTTTCATGAACAACATCACAGTATGAATTCAGTCTTGAGTCCATCACCAGAGTATGAGACCATTTGGGTATAACTAGGAATTAGCCTGTCTGTACCCAGTATTTATCACTAGGAAATACCAAATACACACCACTTACCTGCTTCTTTGCATAGTCATACTTCCTTTGTCCAACAGCCGGGAAAAAGGTCAACATTACTGACCCATTTCTGTTCACTCGAGATGCTCCAGACTGATAAAACGGAAATATTATATATAGTGCAAGTAAGGCATTGAGTGCTGTAAGCCTAGAAGTAGAACATAAAACAAAAAAGTAAACATACCTCAAGTTTGCTGAACACAGGAAGAATAGGGCTTATAGAAAGTGCAGCCTTTCCCTTGAACACGGTGTAGCTCGCAAACTTCCTGGCAGATGCATTCTCTGCAAATAAAGATATTGATGCAATTAGCGCTCAAAAACCATAGCAGGTTGAGTAAGAATAAGTGCGCAGAAGGCAGACTAACGCTTTACCATCATAATTTGCTGCTGAAGTCGAAAGAGCATGCTCAAAGGTCAAGGAACCACTCCAGAGAACCTCTTTCAGGTCAGAGACTCTCCTAAAAACAGAAAAGGAACTTACTATAAGCTCATCgtaaatgttttttttttttttttttgaagaaccATACTATAACAAAGGAATTTCTTAGGTTTCTAATTAAAAGGGGTAATTTTCCATTTGTTCAATTCTATACGACGGCCACACGTTTCAAGATTCATGATTTTAGACTAACAATTAGTCCACAAATAGGAAGGTTATGTGATTTGTATCTAGAAGGACTTTGTTTATGATCATTACGTTGTAAAAGAGACACATCGAACTTCACTTTTTGAGGCATGTACCAAGCCAAACTGCACTTGTACAAACCAATGTACTGAGTAATATTTAAGATGTGGTCATATAAGCTTGTAAACAAATACAAGAGGAATCAAGTGAACATGTCAAGCAGACTGAAAAGCTGAACAAGAAAACGGATTGGGTAATATTTAAGGTATGGTCCTCTATGTTCATACATAAATACAAGCGGAATCACAAAACATGTTAAGCAGAATGAAAAACTGAACAAGATTAAACTTGATCAGGTAACAGCACAATCCTAATTTCCAGCTGAACAAGATTAAATTTGATCAGATTAAACATGTTTCAAGTTTCAACTCTTATGTTCTTTTTCCAAGGTTGTGACAAGCGCATCAAGTTGAAACAATAAAGATCCTGGTAGATGGTAGCATTAGTGTGTTACTTTGACATAAATACAAGAGAGATCACAAAGCATGTGAAGTAGAACGAAAAGCTGAACCAAATAAAAATTGACCAGGCAACAAACATGTTGCTTGTTTCCAGCAGTAATTTTCTGATTCCAAGGGTATGCTAAGCAAGCATCGATTTCAGACCATAGTAAGATCCTGGCAGCATTAACTTTCACATTAAGAATGTACCATCTCAGATGATCATCTCTATTACATGAAGGACAAATGTATGTACTCCGAGCACCAATTAGCATCAGAAAAGTTCCCCAGCAAAGGAAAGGCACACGCTCGGACTGGAGCGCCTAATACTCTAATAGCACCAAAATCCACGCCTAGAAACAGCAAGGGCACATCCTGCATCGCTTATGCGCTATAAGGGGGTAAGAAACCAATCGGTAAACAACCAGCGCTCTGAACATCCGCCAACGCTTAAACCCTAGAAAAAAACCCCAGTTACCTTCACGGCGTGTGAAAAATAAAATCCCATATCGGTTCGCGCTTACTGGCTAGGGGATTCAGCACACAGATAAACACGCGCGCACGGACTCCATCAACGGGCCGATTCGCATCAGGAATTCAGGATACACGagtggtgcggcggcggcggcggcggctagggtctcCCATCTGGTGCGCGAGGCGGCGATGGGGAGGGGGATAGGGTTTGGCGGCTGCTGACCTGGAGGTGGAGGGGAGGAAGCGGGAGAGGCGGAGCATTGTTGCCGGTCGTCCGTCGTTGGTCGCGCCGGAGTCGCCGGTGGAATGGAGTGTGGGGGACAGGCAAAGCAGGCGCCGTTCGTCTCGGGAGGAGCCGACGGCGTTTATAGGACCAGAAATGGGCTGTGGCCTGTGGCCCAGCCCAATACCTAGAACCCACGACATTTTTCTTTTTAACGCTGATTTTATTTTTGGACCATTTTTCAAGAGTGATTAAGGTCTCTTCTTGATAATTTTACATTATTATTTATTTTAGGGTAaaattgtggtgacccggcataccactgcatggtgtagtatgcaagtctga includes the following:
- the LOC127308260 gene encoding single-stranded DNA-binding protein WHY2, mitochondrial — encoded protein: MLRLSRFLPSTSRRVSDLKEVLWSGSLTFEHALSTSAANYDENASARKFASYTVFKGKAALSISPILPVFSKLESGASRVNRNGSVMLTFFPAVGQRKYDYAKKQLFALSPTEVGSLISLGPAESCEFFHDPSMKSSNEGQVKKTLSITPLGSDNGYFLNISVMNNGQKTNERMSVPITKAEFAVMRTALSFALPHIMGWDQALTSHPQSPSSAPASRPRVERPNPDSEWDR